In Rutidosis leptorrhynchoides isolate AG116_Rl617_1_P2 chromosome 2, CSIRO_AGI_Rlap_v1, whole genome shotgun sequence, one genomic interval encodes:
- the LOC139894038 gene encoding protein EXECUTER 2, chloroplastic — protein MAVANVYWATGTSITNFPKIRPPLSSSSDVSISKKSFNLKFVSGSNNVMKSSSPVDSGCRCTYSDHATSSDWDWNTWTRHFSEIELAERSVSLLQFQLEEAIEKEDFQEASKLKTAIAEATSKDCVAEVMSELKNAIREERYHDASKLCKDTGSGLVGWWVGYSKDSDDPFGRLIRITPGVGRFIGKSYNPRQLVSASPGTPLFEIFVVKENDETYTMQVVFMQRAKTSNSKSASPSSSSSTKGTSMNDIENSSVIDVKVNEDKPGKNDEKSISFEGATEDGIRSVINFLKDKIPELKIKDLKVMKVDVEGVMENDTVNQILSEDDDKTTSDEDSEEENNDLDDPQPDRIVMGANSDETEDGKNLEMKLFVGGVLHTRDDTPSKDEFVRVPAEIEEMEKDSFVLHVPVKSTEESIASKVKMAAISTQGVSELMPPDVAKALWSSDKVSRKVSRDVREIVKFAVSQAKKREKLSEYTNFTRITTSRGDLDPFDGLYVGAFGPYGTEVVQLKRKYGNWNGANDVEFFEYVEAVKVTGDMNVPAGQVTFRARIAKGGYFSNRGMYPDELGVVASYKGQGRIAEFGFKNPKWVEGELLQLNGKGMGPYVKGADLGFLYVVPEQSFLVLFNRLRLPE, from the exons ATGGCAGTTGCAAATGTTTATTGGGCTACAGGAACCTCAATCACAAATTTCCCCAAAATTAGACCTCCGTTATCTTCATCTTCCGATGTATCAATCTCTAAAAAGTCGTTCAATTTGAAATTCGTCTCGggttcgaataatgttatgaaatcaTCGTCACCGGTTGATTCCGGTTGCCGGTGTACGTATTCCGATCATGCCACGTCATCGGATTGGGATTGGAATACGTGGACTCGCCATTTTTCTGAAATTGAACTCGCTGAACGTTCTGTTTCCTTACTTCAG TTTCAATTAGAAGAAGCGATAGAGAAAGAAGATTTCCAGGAAGCTTCAAAGTTAAAAACAGCTATAGCAGAAGCAACGTCAAAGGATTGTGTTGCCGAGGTTATGTCTGAGTTGAAG AATGCAATACGTGAAGAGCGTTATCATGATGCTTCAAAATTGTGTAAAGATACCGGAAGTGGTCTG GTTGGTTGGTGGGTAGGGTACTCAAAAGATTCCGATGATCCATTTGGAAGACTTATACGCATAACTCCAGGTGTAGGAAGATTCATTGGCAAAAGTTACAACCCAAG ACAATTAGTGTCTGCATCTCCTGGAACTCCTCTGTTTGAAATATTTGTGGTCAAAGAGAATGACGAGACGTATACTATGCAG GTAGTTTTCATGCAGCGAGCTAAAACAAGCAACTCAAAATCTGCATCTCCATCAAGTTCTTCATCCACAAAAGGGACATCAATGAATGATATTGAGAATTCATCTGTAATCGATGTGAAAGTGAATGAAGATAAACCTGGTAAAAATGATGAGAAAAGCATAAGTTTTGAGGGAGCCACCGAGGATGGGATAAGAAGTGTGATTAATTTTCTTAAAGACAAAATCCCCGAACTAAAAATTAAAGATTTGAAGGTTATGAAAGTTGATGTTGAAGGAGTAATGGAGAATGATACTGTGAATCAAATACTGTCAGAAGATGATGATAAAACAACTTCAGATGAAGATTCTGAAGAAGAGAATAATGATTTGGATGACCCACAGCCCGATCGGATTGTCATGGGAGCAAACAGTGATGAAACAGAAGATGGGAAAAATTTAGAAATGAAGCTTTTCGTTGGTGGAGTTTTACACACAAGAGATGATACACCCTCAAAAGATGAATTTGTACGTGTTCCTGCTGAAATAGAAGAAATGGAGAAAGATTCTTTTGTTCTTCATGTTCCTGTTAAAAGTACTGAGGAAAGCATCGCGTCTAAAGTCAAAATGGCTGCTATTTCTACTCAAGGTGTTTCTGAATTGATGCCTCCTGATGTTGCTAAGGCATTGTGGAGTTCTGATAAAGTTTCTCGAAAG GTTTCAAGGGATGTTCGTGAAATTGTCAAGTTTGCAGTTAGTCAGGCAAAGAAGCGGGAAAAATTATCAGAGTATACAAATTTTACTCGGATAACCACATCTAGAGGGGATTTAGATCCATTTGATG GTCTTTATGTTGGTGCATTTGGCCCATATGGTACTGAGGTTGTACAATTGAAACGTAAGTATGGCAACTGGAATGGTGCAAATGATGTCGAATTCTTTGAGTATGTTGAAGCTGTGAAGGTTACAGGCGATATGAATGTACCTGCTGGCCAG GTAACGTTCCGTGCTAGAATTGCAAAAGGAGGCTACTTTTCAAACCGTGGAATGTATCCAGATGAATTGGGAGTG GTTGCTAGTTACAAAGGTCAAGGTAGAATCGCTGAATTTGGTTTCAAAAATCCAAAATGGGTCGAGGGAGAGCTTCTCCAACTCAATGGCAAG GGCATGGGACCATATGTCAAAGGCGCCGACCTTGGTTTTCTCTATGTAGTCCCTGAGCAAAGTTTCCTCGTGTTATTCAACCGTTTAAGACTGCCAGAGTAA